One genomic window of Haloferax mediterranei ATCC 33500 includes the following:
- a CDS encoding hemolysin family protein: MTPFDMMTLELVPPSTLTSLVDGELLTLGGITVLAILMVLSAFFSSSEIAMFSLAQHRIDRLVAEGTPGAETLQSLKSDPHRLLITILVGNNLVNIAMSSIATGLFALYLTQGQAIFAATFGVTALVLLFGESAPKSYAIENAEQWALSVAGLLRLSEYLLYPLVVTFDRLTRVVNRLTGSKMSVETSYVTRDDIQEMILTGENEGVIDADERAMLERIFRFTDTIAKEVMTPRLDITAVQRSADVEEAIVACLQSGHHRMPVYDGYLDNVVGIVELGTLVREFRYGESDPADLDRVIEPTLHVPESKNVDDLLAEMRRERVGMALVIDEFGTTEGLITKEDLVEEIVGEILRDEEDEPIETIDESTLLVRGDVNIEVVNTALGIDLPEGQEFETIAGLVFNRAGRLVEKGETFTHETTELRIERVDNTRVKRVRISKQWEHSTTDEQTTPAQS; this comes from the coding sequence ATGACTCCCTTCGACATGATGACACTCGAACTGGTCCCTCCGTCGACCTTGACTTCCCTCGTGGACGGAGAGCTACTCACGCTGGGTGGAATCACGGTACTCGCGATACTGATGGTACTCTCGGCGTTCTTTTCGTCGTCCGAGATTGCGATGTTCTCTCTCGCGCAGCACCGCATCGACAGGCTTGTTGCCGAGGGAACACCCGGTGCCGAGACGCTTCAATCACTGAAGTCCGACCCGCACCGGTTACTCATCACCATCCTCGTCGGAAACAACCTCGTGAACATCGCGATGTCGTCGATTGCAACGGGGCTCTTCGCGCTGTATCTCACCCAGGGGCAGGCTATCTTCGCCGCGACATTCGGCGTCACGGCGTTGGTGTTGCTGTTCGGCGAGAGTGCACCGAAATCGTACGCCATCGAGAACGCCGAGCAGTGGGCGCTGTCAGTTGCTGGTCTACTGCGGCTATCTGAGTACCTGCTGTATCCCCTCGTGGTCACGTTCGACCGGCTAACTCGGGTAGTCAACCGGCTCACGGGGAGCAAAATGAGCGTCGAAACGTCGTACGTCACCCGAGACGACATCCAGGAGATGATCTTGACCGGAGAGAACGAAGGCGTCATCGACGCTGACGAGCGGGCGATGCTCGAGCGAATCTTCCGGTTTACCGATACCATCGCCAAAGAGGTGATGACACCCAGACTGGACATCACAGCAGTCCAGCGCAGTGCCGACGTGGAAGAGGCAATCGTCGCCTGCCTCCAGAGCGGTCACCATCGGATGCCAGTGTACGACGGATATCTGGACAACGTCGTCGGCATCGTCGAGTTAGGGACCCTCGTCCGTGAGTTCCGGTACGGCGAGAGTGACCCTGCGGACCTCGACCGTGTCATCGAACCGACGTTGCACGTCCCAGAGAGCAAAAACGTCGATGACCTCCTCGCGGAAATGCGGCGTGAGCGGGTCGGGATGGCCCTCGTTATCGACGAGTTCGGCACGACGGAAGGTCTCATCACGAAAGAGGACCTCGTCGAGGAAATCGTCGGCGAGATTCTCAGAGACGAAGAGGACGAGCCTATCGAGACCATCGACGAGTCGACGCTGCTGGTACGGGGAGACGTGAATATCGAGGTCGTAAACACCGCCCTCGGTATCGACCTTCCCGAAGGACAGGAATTCGAGACGATTGCCGGTCTCGTGTTCAATCGAGCAGGGCGACTCGTCGAGAAAGGAGAGACCTTCACCCACGAGACGACCGAACTCCGGATTGAGCGCGTCGACAACACGCGTGTGAAACGAGTCCGAATCAGCAAACAGTGGGAACACTCGACCACCGACGAACAGACCACACCGGCCCAGAGTTGA
- a CDS encoding universal stress protein: MTILAAIGEEQHSQHVVSVAYDLAETYGETLVALHVVPKEEFNEHKEAIRATPGYAHFSLDQEESSGAEFAQRVVEESLDDFDRDTVEPRGRVGTPADKILAEAEYIDARFVVIGAKHRSPVGKALFGSTAQKVLLNSDYPTVTTADN; the protein is encoded by the coding sequence ATGACAATACTCGCAGCAATCGGAGAGGAACAGCATTCACAGCACGTCGTTTCGGTCGCGTACGACCTGGCAGAGACGTACGGAGAGACGCTCGTCGCGTTGCACGTGGTTCCGAAAGAGGAGTTCAATGAACACAAAGAGGCAATCAGAGCCACCCCTGGGTACGCCCACTTCAGCCTCGACCAAGAAGAGAGCAGCGGGGCCGAGTTCGCACAACGGGTCGTCGAAGAATCCCTCGACGACTTCGACCGGGACACAGTCGAGCCGCGGGGACGGGTCGGCACACCAGCGGACAAGATACTGGCCGAAGCCGAGTACATCGACGCGCGGTTCGTCGTCATCGGGGCGAAACACCGTTCCCCAGTCGGAAAGGCGCTCTTCGGCAGCACGGCCCAGAAGGTTCTCTTGAATTCGGACTACCCGACTGTTACGACAGCGGACAACTGA